In the Bifidobacterium catenulatum PV20-2 genome, one interval contains:
- a CDS encoding helix-turn-helix domain-containing protein: protein MLRECTRAGLDAARARGRKGGRPAKLDEKQVKEVRRLYESRTVTVDQIAAMMHVGRSTIYRCLER, encoded by the coding sequence CTGCTCCGCGAATGCACGCGCGCCGGGCTCGATGCCGCACGTGCGCGCGGACGGAAGGGTGGGCGTCCTGCCAAGCTCGATGAGAAGCAGGTCAAAGAAGTGCGTCGTCTGTACGAATCCAGGACGGTGACGGTGGACCAGATCGCCGCGATGATGCACGTGGGACGATCCACCATCTACCGGTGTCTGGAAAGATGA
- a CDS encoding glycoside hydrolase family 3 protein, whose protein sequence is MSRKGKARKPLPYIASAAIILIAIVVSVATIIGNVYASKYSDLISVYFNQKTSKVVSADNETTEHFKSGYASDEERQKALGKMGTDILREGVTLLKNNDSALPLSKNAKISVFGQDSVDPVYGGGGAGSIDTSKAKSLLSAFKDAGFDVNPTLTDFYTKGAGKDYRKTSTDAYGKGEFAVNEVPVSKYTDDVKKSFSEYDDAAVVIIGRSGSESQDLPTGKLASGYTYLQLDDNERAMLKMASGNFDKVVVLLNTQNPMELKDLEEDSVDAVLWIGSLGQTGATGVAEALNGTVNPSGHLTDTYAYDLKSAPSSANFGSYTIVNSSQPFSTSYMAYSEGIYVGYRYYETRYEDVVLGNEDKANYNYAEQVEYPFGYGLSYTDFEWSNYAMKKTADGYDMSVKVTNTGKTDGKDVVQLYMQSPYTDYDRRNGIEKVSNELVGFAKTKLLKAGESETVTIHVDKESLKTYDAKGEGTYIVDAGDYYFAVGTDAHDALNNILAVKGKTTSDGMTSRGNASLASKDTIRTQDDKTYAKSAETGKKISNQFQDVDLATYDGSFKYLSRSDWNGTWPATYKDGKWTATQEFVDALAVDTKQTEPEQAPTTGKEDSSFGKLNASMLMDTDYDNETWAALIQQMSVKELDELVRIGGYATKSVNSTQLPATTDKDGPAGISSTLVGGESGMGYPGELVIASTWNTNLAEAFGKAIGEDSIALKVAVWYGPACNIHRNPYGGRAFEYFSEDSFLSGAMCAKVVSGARSKGVVPTVKHFALNDQETNRMGGAILANEQTVRQLYLKPFEMSVRDGGATAMMASMNRIGTRWTGGHKGLMTNTLRGEWGFNGFVVTDQASYSVFAYEDMREGLEAGTDLWLNTDASLWKLDKADMTDGVISNMQRAAHNSSYAISHSNAMNGLSANSKIVKVTPLWRWGVYALDALVAISSVATIVFSVMQIIRRRQMATATVTVASSQ, encoded by the coding sequence ATGTCACGCAAGGGCAAGGCGCGCAAACCACTGCCGTATATCGCATCAGCAGCGATCATACTGATTGCCATAGTCGTCAGCGTCGCAACGATTATCGGTAATGTGTATGCCTCGAAATACTCGGATTTGATTTCCGTGTATTTCAATCAGAAGACATCCAAGGTAGTGTCCGCCGATAATGAGACCACCGAGCATTTCAAGTCCGGTTACGCATCCGATGAGGAACGTCAGAAGGCGTTAGGCAAGATGGGTACCGACATCCTGCGCGAGGGTGTGACGCTACTCAAGAACAACGATTCAGCATTGCCACTGTCTAAGAACGCGAAGATCTCCGTGTTCGGTCAGGACAGCGTTGACCCGGTCTATGGCGGCGGCGGCGCCGGTTCCATCGACACGTCCAAGGCCAAATCATTGCTGAGCGCGTTCAAGGACGCCGGATTCGACGTGAATCCGACTCTGACCGATTTCTACACCAAGGGCGCCGGCAAGGACTACCGTAAGACATCCACCGACGCGTACGGCAAGGGCGAATTCGCGGTCAATGAGGTTCCCGTATCCAAATACACCGACGATGTAAAGAAATCATTCTCCGAATACGATGACGCGGCCGTCGTCATCATAGGCCGTTCAGGCTCCGAAAGCCAAGATCTGCCGACCGGCAAACTGGCATCCGGCTACACGTATCTGCAGCTCGACGACAATGAACGTGCAATGCTGAAGATGGCCTCAGGCAACTTCGATAAGGTCGTGGTCCTACTCAACACGCAGAATCCGATGGAACTCAAGGATCTCGAGGAGGACTCCGTCGACGCGGTTCTGTGGATCGGCTCGCTTGGTCAGACCGGAGCCACCGGCGTCGCGGAGGCTCTCAACGGAACCGTGAACCCATCTGGCCACCTGACCGACACGTACGCTTACGATCTAAAATCGGCCCCGTCCTCCGCTAACTTCGGATCCTACACGATTGTGAACAGCTCTCAGCCGTTCTCCACCTCGTACATGGCATACTCTGAAGGCATCTACGTCGGATACCGTTATTACGAGACCCGTTACGAGGACGTCGTGCTCGGCAACGAAGACAAGGCAAACTACAATTACGCCGAGCAGGTCGAATATCCGTTCGGCTACGGCCTGTCCTACACCGATTTCGAATGGTCCAACTATGCGATGAAGAAGACCGCCGACGGTTACGACATGTCCGTGAAGGTCACCAACACCGGCAAGACCGACGGCAAGGACGTAGTCCAGCTGTACATGCAGTCCCCGTACACCGACTACGACAGGAGGAACGGCATCGAGAAGGTCTCCAACGAACTGGTCGGCTTCGCCAAGACCAAACTCCTCAAGGCAGGCGAGTCCGAGACCGTGACCATCCATGTCGACAAAGAGTCCCTCAAGACCTATGACGCCAAGGGCGAAGGCACCTATATCGTGGACGCGGGCGACTACTATTTCGCCGTCGGAACCGACGCGCACGACGCATTGAACAACATCCTCGCAGTCAAAGGCAAAACCACGTCGGACGGCATGACCAGCAGGGGAAACGCATCGCTCGCCTCCAAGGACACCATCCGCACACAGGATGACAAGACATACGCCAAGAGCGCGGAGACCGGCAAGAAGATCAGCAACCAGTTCCAGGATGTCGACCTCGCTACCTATGACGGCTCGTTCAAGTACCTGTCTCGCTCCGACTGGAACGGCACATGGCCAGCCACCTACAAGGATGGCAAGTGGACCGCTACCCAGGAGTTCGTCGACGCGCTGGCCGTAGACACCAAGCAGACTGAACCGGAACAGGCCCCCACCACCGGCAAGGAGGATTCCTCCTTCGGCAAGCTCAACGCGTCCATGCTCATGGATACCGACTATGACAACGAGACCTGGGCCGCGCTGATTCAGCAGATGAGCGTCAAGGAGCTCGACGAGCTGGTCCGTATCGGCGGCTACGCCACAAAGTCCGTGAACTCCACACAGCTTCCGGCCACCACCGACAAGGATGGTCCGGCAGGCATCAGCTCCACTCTGGTCGGCGGCGAAAGCGGCATGGGTTATCCGGGTGAGCTTGTGATCGCCTCCACTTGGAACACCAATCTTGCTGAGGCATTCGGCAAGGCGATCGGCGAGGACAGCATCGCGTTGAAGGTGGCGGTCTGGTACGGACCGGCCTGCAACATCCACCGCAATCCGTACGGCGGCCGTGCATTCGAATACTTCTCTGAGGATTCCTTCCTTTCGGGCGCGATGTGCGCGAAGGTCGTCTCCGGAGCCAGATCGAAGGGCGTAGTCCCCACGGTGAAGCACTTCGCATTAAACGACCAGGAGACCAACCGTATGGGCGGCGCGATTCTCGCCAACGAGCAGACCGTCCGGCAGCTGTACCTCAAACCGTTCGAAATGAGCGTACGCGATGGTGGAGCAACCGCCATGATGGCCTCGATGAATCGGATCGGCACCCGTTGGACCGGCGGACATAAGGGCCTGATGACCAACACGCTGCGCGGAGAATGGGGATTCAACGGATTCGTCGTGACCGACCAGGCATCCTACTCTGTGTTCGCTTATGAGGATATGCGCGAAGGCCTCGAGGCTGGAACCGACTTGTGGCTCAACACCGACGCGTCGCTATGGAAGCTGGACAAGGCCGACATGACCGACGGCGTGATCTCCAACATGCAGCGTGCGGCCCACAACAGCAGCTATGCGATCTCCCATTCGAACGCAATGAACGGCCTGTCCGCAAACTCTAAGATCGTCAAGGTGACGCCATTGTGGCGCTGGGGCGTATACGCGCTTGACGCTCTGGTCGCCATCAGCTCGGTCGCCACGATTGTCTTCTCGGTAATGCAGATCATTCGCCGTCGCCAGATGGCAACCGCAACAGTAACCGTGGCATCATCCCAATGA
- a CDS encoding LytTR family DNA-binding domain-containing protein → MHDTLCGYCQKYARAYGMDFDIECHATGDELLASYIRGRVDMVFLDIEMPGTDGLETARRIRSIDGRVTIVFVTNMAQYAINGYEVAASDYIVKPLTYFDFEVKFTKALRLIKGHAETVLSINTVDGIRSFAIGDVHYVEVLDHYLLFHTVNGVYKARGSINDQTKKMRSYGFSRIHKSYLVNLRSIELLGASRLDCDGETLPIGRAYKTTFMQEYLRFLGSVE, encoded by the coding sequence ATGCACGATACCCTGTGCGGCTACTGTCAAAAATATGCCCGCGCTTACGGGATGGACTTCGATATCGAATGTCATGCCACCGGAGATGAACTGCTCGCCTCGTACATCAGAGGTCGGGTCGACATGGTGTTCCTTGATATCGAGATGCCCGGCACGGATGGACTGGAGACCGCGCGGCGCATACGATCCATCGATGGACGTGTGACGATCGTATTCGTGACGAACATGGCCCAGTATGCGATCAACGGATACGAGGTCGCCGCTTCGGACTACATCGTCAAACCATTGACCTACTTCGATTTCGAGGTGAAATTCACCAAAGCGCTTCGTCTGATCAAAGGGCATGCTGAGACAGTATTGTCTATAAATACCGTGGACGGGATACGCTCGTTCGCCATCGGTGATGTCCATTATGTAGAGGTCCTCGACCATTACTTGCTGTTTCATACAGTCAACGGCGTTTACAAAGCGCGCGGCAGCATCAACGATCAAACGAAAAAGATGCGGTCTTATGGGTTCTCCCGTATTCACAAAAGCTATCTAGTCAATCTAAGGAGCATTGAGCTACTCGGCGCATCCAGGCTGGATTGCGACGGAGAGACGTTGCCCATCGGACGCGCGTATAAGACGACGTTCATGCAGGAGTACCTACGTTTCCTGGGAAGTGTGGAATGA
- a CDS encoding AraC family transcriptional regulator, giving the protein MFTSAASARMFYIDRHINYDMAIGADHHESWGGSRLYPAIVRMHTEMPAQDVPLHWHLGIEVVYVRHGEVTLFIDGIETTLHDGSIGLISPKSLHSIHPHLGSEGQNVLSISFDGEYLSRMCPSLSGIRLNQGVVYGFNGLADGEMLGLCERIALCVSDDDADLQIIELNALLYSLLMHICTHCKADSHSADNPLPKDISGVRNITEYMEHHYTEKMSIGDISTHFGYCREYFSRMFKSGTGVTPDRYLTEIRLQSALDDLMNGSDTIADIADRNGFANVKSFTKAFSDRFSATPAAFRRRHRPGQVE; this is encoded by the coding sequence ATGTTCACTTCAGCGGCATCAGCGCGCATGTTCTATATCGACAGGCACATCAATTACGATATGGCCATCGGGGCAGATCATCACGAATCATGGGGAGGCAGTCGGCTATATCCCGCAATCGTTCGTATGCACACCGAAATGCCGGCTCAAGATGTTCCACTTCATTGGCATCTCGGCATAGAAGTAGTCTACGTGCGCCATGGCGAAGTGACCCTGTTCATAGATGGCATCGAAACGACGTTGCATGACGGGTCGATAGGGCTGATTAGTCCGAAATCTCTGCATTCGATTCATCCGCATCTGGGCAGTGAAGGGCAGAATGTTCTGTCTATATCATTCGATGGAGAGTATCTGTCGCGTATGTGCCCAAGCCTGTCTGGAATTCGCCTCAATCAAGGCGTTGTCTACGGCTTTAACGGTCTGGCTGATGGAGAGATGTTAGGGTTGTGCGAGCGAATTGCCCTATGTGTGAGCGATGACGACGCGGATCTTCAAATCATCGAACTGAACGCGCTGCTATACAGTCTATTGATGCATATCTGCACCCACTGCAAAGCCGATAGCCATTCAGCAGATAATCCTTTGCCAAAGGATATATCGGGAGTGCGTAACATCACTGAATATATGGAACATCATTACACCGAGAAAATGTCAATTGGCGACATCTCCACGCATTTCGGATACTGTCGCGAGTACTTCTCGCGTATGTTCAAAAGCGGCACCGGAGTGACGCCTGATCGTTATCTGACGGAAATCCGCTTGCAATCGGCGCTTGACGATCTGATGAACGGTTCAGATACCATTGCGGACATCGCAGATCGTAACGGCTTTGCCAACGTGAAATCTTTCACCAAGGCGTTCAGCGACCGTTTCTCTGCCACTCCAGCAGCATTCCGTAGAAGGCATCGTCCAGGACAAGTCGAATAG
- a CDS encoding ATP-binding protein, which yields MGLCIERFITSFIHNWLFLIIVKDFKTEHPLSYIAISLFIYGLFLMVSAHWLAPLFARDLTSLKNDGGEESRTLCMLYILGVVALYLVTNASMGISEQYVDLLRKLIGGDAEGRTLLDYILYFSTGMAGLVAFLIFLFQYAIYHTTELRHESTLLQVLSEQKSRQFDTISANIDYINRKSHDLKHQIDALEYAEGSRRGALVREVRNALNLYDSTANTGNDALDTLITERNFFCSRNGIRMTCSLAGCDWDAIDVVDLYTVLGNALDNACDYVMRFDNPDKRVISVSARQKGNLIVLSIDNYFEGTLDMADGLPKTTKPDVFSHGLGLKSIRNIAHRYGGDLLVMAKPPIFTLQISLFTDVVRERTDKPKVS from the coding sequence ATGGGACTGTGCATTGAAAGGTTCATCACCTCGTTCATCCATAACTGGCTGTTCCTGATTATCGTCAAGGATTTCAAGACGGAGCATCCGCTGTCATACATCGCCATCAGCCTATTCATCTACGGACTGTTCCTTATGGTGTCGGCGCATTGGCTTGCCCCGTTGTTTGCGCGCGATTTGACTTCTTTGAAGAACGATGGAGGCGAGGAAAGCCGAACTCTGTGCATGCTGTACATATTGGGTGTCGTCGCGCTGTATCTGGTCACCAACGCTTCCATGGGAATCAGCGAGCAGTATGTTGATTTGCTCCGGAAGCTTATCGGGGGCGATGCCGAAGGTAGAACGTTGCTCGACTATATCCTGTACTTCAGCACGGGCATGGCTGGCCTGGTCGCATTTCTGATCTTCCTGTTCCAATACGCGATCTACCACACCACGGAGCTCCGGCATGAAAGCACTCTGTTACAAGTGCTCTCCGAACAGAAAAGCCGCCAATTCGATACGATTTCCGCGAATATCGACTATATCAACCGCAAGTCGCATGATCTCAAACACCAGATAGACGCGCTGGAATACGCGGAGGGCTCCCGCCGCGGCGCGTTGGTCCGGGAGGTACGGAACGCGTTGAATCTGTACGACTCGACGGCGAACACCGGCAACGACGCGCTGGATACTCTGATCACGGAACGGAACTTCTTCTGCAGTCGCAACGGCATCCGCATGACATGCTCGCTGGCGGGATGCGACTGGGACGCTATCGACGTGGTGGATCTGTACACAGTCCTCGGTAACGCGCTCGACAACGCCTGTGACTACGTGATGCGATTCGACAATCCGGACAAGCGGGTGATCTCAGTGAGCGCCCGCCAGAAGGGGAATCTGATTGTACTGTCGATAGACAACTATTTCGAGGGAACTCTGGATATGGCGGACGGACTACCAAAGACTACAAAGCCGGACGTCTTCTCTCATGGCCTGGGACTGAAAAGCATCAGAAACATTGCACACAGGTATGGGGGAGACCTCCTCGTCATGGCGAAGCCGCCGATATTCACGTTGCAGATTTCCTTGTTTACCGACGTTGTCAGGGAAAGAACGGACAAGCCTAAGGTATCCTAA
- a CDS encoding cation-translocating P-type ATPase, with amino-acid sequence MVDRKEDQSTQFRDTSSGNFEQAKNIAAQTQVDPSLADAQTVAQSLGVDLNTGLSQAEAKRRLDKYGPNELASAPPVPKWKKFLEQFKDPLVYLLLAATGISLVAWFIERANAVPGAEGGEALPFDAIVIVLILIVNAVLGYIQESKAEAAVEALSSMTAPQTNVLRGGQIARINTVDVVPGDIIVLGEGDSVSADGRLFAAASLRVAEASLTGESVPVGKKTDTLAQAKALGDRANMVFNGTSVTQGTGRAIVTSTGMGTQVGKIADLLQATEDDETPLQKEMNYVSKILGTAVCIIAVVVLVALALTEGFHDVHDVIDSLLLAVSLAVAAVPEGLAAILMVVLALGVQRMAMHNAIVKKLHSVETLGSASVICSDKTGTLTRNEMTVERVVTPSGEVQLTGTGYAPEGRMVVDPQIMEHAQIREIIESEAVATLAVGALANDGELRESAASAGNAENVTWEAVGDPTEVSLIVAAQKVKANRKYANYERVGEIPFTSERKRMSIVAQDNADAGRLTVFSKGAPDVLLGYCSRIAVGGAVRPLTEGDRQQILATVEQLSSDAYRTLGQAYRPLGTASLAQVPGVRLNSAGHVADIAEQSDVLENDLIWVGMVGIIDPPRTEVRDSVAEAHRAGIRTVMITGDHPLTAARIATDLGIIDKGGKAMTGSQLDELPDEAAFDKVTSEVSVYARVAPEHKLKIVESLQRQGNIVAMTGDGVNDAPAVKTADIGVAMGITGTEVTKQSAKMILADDNFSTIVAAVREGRGIFDNIRKFLRYLLSSNVGEVFTVFGGVMLAGFLGITQPNSQGVIVPLLATQLLWINLLTDAAPALAMGVDPSTDDVMARKPRKLTDRVIDAEMWGDIIFIGVIMAAVTLIGMDMHLAGGLFTDRSVDAIGHDAQMTEARTMGFTILVFTQMLNALASRSHLQSAFVGLFSNKWLWGALALSTVLQLAVIYIPFLNTAFGTVPLSAGAWVECLGLAMIVLIASELRKCVLRARFRSPLSSFPEGKGL; translated from the coding sequence ATGGTTGATCGCAAGGAAGATCAATCCACCCAATTCCGCGATACCAGTTCGGGAAATTTCGAACAAGCGAAAAATATCGCGGCGCAAACGCAAGTCGATCCATCGCTCGCCGATGCGCAAACCGTCGCGCAATCACTTGGCGTCGATTTGAATACCGGCCTGAGCCAGGCGGAAGCCAAGCGGCGACTCGACAAGTACGGGCCGAACGAACTCGCGTCCGCACCGCCGGTGCCGAAATGGAAGAAATTCCTCGAACAATTCAAAGACCCCCTTGTCTACCTGCTGTTGGCTGCAACCGGCATTTCGCTCGTTGCATGGTTCATCGAACGGGCCAACGCCGTGCCGGGTGCGGAAGGCGGCGAAGCATTGCCGTTCGACGCCATCGTCATCGTGCTGATTCTCATCGTCAACGCGGTGCTCGGCTACATTCAGGAATCGAAGGCGGAAGCGGCCGTCGAAGCGCTCTCCAGCATGACCGCGCCGCAGACCAACGTGCTGCGTGGCGGTCAAATCGCCCGCATCAACACGGTTGACGTGGTGCCTGGCGACATTATCGTGCTCGGTGAAGGCGACTCCGTCTCCGCGGACGGACGCCTCTTCGCGGCTGCCAGCCTGCGCGTCGCGGAAGCCAGCCTTACCGGCGAAAGCGTGCCCGTCGGCAAAAAGACCGACACCCTCGCACAGGCGAAAGCCCTTGGCGACCGCGCCAACATGGTGTTCAACGGCACGTCCGTAACGCAAGGCACCGGCCGAGCCATCGTAACTAGCACCGGCATGGGTACGCAGGTCGGCAAAATCGCGGATCTGCTGCAAGCCACGGAAGACGACGAAACCCCGCTGCAAAAGGAAATGAACTACGTTTCCAAAATCCTCGGCACCGCGGTATGCATCATTGCGGTCGTGGTGCTGGTCGCGCTCGCGCTTACCGAAGGCTTCCACGACGTTCACGATGTGATCGATTCGCTGCTGTTGGCCGTTTCGTTGGCGGTCGCGGCCGTGCCGGAAGGTTTGGCTGCGATTCTTATGGTAGTGCTTGCACTCGGTGTGCAGCGCATGGCCATGCATAATGCGATCGTCAAGAAGCTGCATTCGGTGGAAACGCTCGGTTCCGCGTCGGTGATCTGCTCCGACAAAACCGGTACGCTCACCCGCAATGAGATGACCGTGGAACGTGTGGTCACGCCGAGCGGCGAAGTGCAGCTCACTGGCACTGGCTATGCGCCGGAAGGCCGCATGGTGGTCGATCCGCAGATCATGGAACATGCGCAAATACGCGAGATCATCGAATCGGAGGCCGTCGCAACCCTTGCCGTGGGTGCGCTGGCGAACGACGGCGAACTGCGCGAATCTGCTGCTTCTGCCGGAAATGCGGAAAACGTAACGTGGGAGGCAGTCGGAGACCCGACCGAAGTCTCACTCATTGTCGCAGCACAAAAAGTGAAGGCGAATCGCAAGTATGCCAACTATGAGCGTGTCGGCGAAATCCCCTTCACTTCCGAACGTAAGCGCATGTCCATCGTGGCACAAGACAACGCTGACGCCGGACGTCTGACCGTCTTCTCCAAGGGTGCCCCCGATGTACTTCTTGGATATTGCAGCAGGATTGCGGTCGGCGGTGCCGTTCGCCCCCTTACGGAAGGCGATCGTCAGCAGATTCTTGCGACTGTCGAACAGCTTTCTTCCGACGCGTACCGCACGTTGGGTCAGGCCTACCGTCCGCTCGGTACCGCTTCGCTTGCGCAAGTGCCAGGAGTCAGGCTGAATTCCGCGGGTCATGTTGCCGATATTGCGGAACAAAGCGATGTGCTTGAGAATGATTTGATTTGGGTCGGCATGGTCGGCATCATCGATCCGCCGCGTACGGAAGTGCGTGATTCCGTGGCAGAAGCGCATCGCGCCGGCATCCGCACGGTAATGATTACCGGCGACCACCCGCTGACCGCAGCTCGCATCGCCACCGATTTGGGTATTATCGACAAGGGCGGCAAGGCCATGACCGGCAGCCAGCTTGACGAACTGCCCGACGAAGCGGCCTTCGACAAGGTGACCAGTGAAGTGTCCGTCTATGCGCGAGTCGCGCCGGAACACAAGCTGAAAATCGTCGAATCGTTGCAGCGGCAAGGTAATATCGTGGCCATGACCGGCGACGGTGTGAACGACGCTCCCGCCGTTAAAACCGCCGATATCGGCGTCGCCATGGGCATTACTGGCACTGAAGTAACCAAGCAAAGCGCGAAAATGATTCTCGCCGACGACAACTTCAGCACCATCGTCGCAGCCGTGCGCGAAGGACGAGGTATTTTCGACAACATCCGCAAGTTCCTGCGCTATCTGCTGAGCTCCAATGTGGGCGAAGTGTTCACCGTGTTCGGCGGCGTGATGCTCGCCGGATTCCTCGGCATCACCCAGCCCAACAGCCAAGGTGTGATTGTGCCTCTGCTCGCTACGCAGCTGCTGTGGATCAACCTGCTCACCGATGCCGCGCCCGCGCTTGCTATGGGCGTCGACCCGTCTACCGATGACGTGATGGCACGCAAACCGCGCAAACTCACCGATCGTGTGATCGACGCCGAAATGTGGGGCGACATCATTTTCATCGGTGTGATTATGGCGGCCGTCACCCTGATTGGCATGGACATGCATTTGGCTGGAGGCCTGTTCACTGACCGCTCCGTCGATGCGATCGGTCACGACGCGCAAATGACTGAAGCGCGCACCATGGGCTTCACGATTCTCGTGTTCACCCAAATGCTGAACGCGCTTGCCTCGCGCTCGCACTTGCAGTCGGCGTTCGTCGGCCTGTTCTCCAACAAGTGGCTATGGGGCGCGCTCGCACTGAGCACGGTGCTGCAGCTGGCGGTGATCTACATTCCGTTCCTCAACACCGCTTTTGGTACGGTACCGCTCAGCGCCGGCGCATGGGTCGAATGCTTGGGCCTTGCCATGATCGTGCTCATCGCTTCCGAACTGCGTAAATGCGTCCTCCGCGCCAGATTCCGCAGCCCCTTATCCAGCTTTCCGGAAGGGAAAGGTTTGTGA